From one Peptoniphilaceae bacterium AMB_02 genomic stretch:
- a CDS encoding C-GCAxxG-C-C family protein, with the protein MENKHKEYLDEIQEVAEGYFRRGEFFCSEAVVQTINDALGKPMPEEIVKLASAFPIGLGKAQCLCGAISGGEIALGIVYGRVHGEPMHPKMFELAKDLHDWTIDNYKSTCCRSITRKWKGDDFASPERKEHCIRITGEVARWVAERLIEDEKLHPGVSADA; encoded by the coding sequence ATGGAGAATAAACACAAAGAGTATTTGGATGAGATCCAGGAAGTTGCTGAAGGATATTTTAGAAGAGGAGAATTCTTCTGTTCCGAAGCAGTAGTACAGACTATTAACGATGCACTTGGTAAGCCCATGCCTGAAGAGATTGTAAAACTAGCGTCGGCATTTCCTATAGGACTTGGAAAGGCTCAATGTCTATGTGGAGCAATCTCTGGTGGAGAGATTGCACTTGGAATTGTTTATGGTCGTGTTCACGGTGAACCTATGCATCCGAAGATGTTCGAGCTTGCAAAAGATCTACATGATTGGACCATTGATAATTACAAATCCACATGTTGTAGAAGCATAACCAGAAAGTGGAAAGGTGACGACTTTGCATCACCTGAGAGAAAAGAGCACTGCATTAGAATTACCGGAGAAGTGGCTAGATGGGTTGCAGAAAGACTCATAGAAGACGAAAAGTTACATCCTGGAGTAAGTGCAGATGCTTAA
- a CDS encoding GatB/YqeY domain-containing protein: MSFLDNLRKDKMMAMKEKDKLKAAVISNMMSVIALAEKEEKKTLTDDEAIKFVQRELKQARDTLEMLPADRSDVIDETNTRIAIIESYLPKQLTAEELEVEVNKIIEEEGIELSPKAKGIIMKSVMAKIGSKTDGKSVNMVVDKLLK, from the coding sequence ATGAGTTTTTTAGACAATTTACGTAAAGATAAAATGATGGCAATGAAGGAAAAAGATAAGTTAAAAGCTGCTGTAATAAGCAATATGATGTCAGTTATTGCCCTTGCAGAGAAAGAAGAGAAGAAAACTCTGACTGATGATGAGGCAATAAAATTTGTACAACGTGAACTAAAACAAGCTAGAGATACACTTGAAATGCTACCTGCAGATAGATCCGATGTCATTGACGAAACAAATACGAGAATAGCGATTATCGAATCATATCTTCCAAAACAACTTACAGCTGAGGAACTGGAAGTTGAAGTTAATAAGATAATAGAAGAAGAAGGAATCGAACTTTCTCCAAAAGCCAAGGGAATCATTATGAAGTCGGTAATGGCTAAAATCGGAAGTAAAACCGATGGTAAATCTGTAAATATGGTAGTGGACAAGCTGTTAAAATAA
- a CDS encoding LrgB family protein: MLNSPVFGIFLCVICFYFGTLVNKRFKSSLLNPLLVAIIIIIIILKVFNISYDDFMVGGAFIQFMIMPTTVALAVPFYRNFDVFLKYKWPILIGSAVGSITALTSILIMGKYFGLDRNVLISILPKSITTAIALPLTEEFGGIPSITSFAISITGLLGVIVCDFLLKRLKINIDIAKGAALGTASHAIGTSKALTISEIAGAISGLCIVIAGFITVLLFPIFIRFV, translated from the coding sequence ATGTTGAATAGTCCGGTTTTTGGTATTTTTCTATGCGTAATTTGTTTTTATTTTGGGACACTGGTAAATAAGAGATTCAAAAGCAGTCTTCTGAATCCGCTCCTGGTTGCTATCATCATCATTATTATTATTTTAAAAGTTTTTAACATCAGTTATGATGACTTTATGGTCGGAGGCGCATTTATTCAGTTTATGATTATGCCGACAACCGTTGCCTTGGCCGTACCTTTTTACCGCAATTTCGACGTCTTCTTAAAGTATAAATGGCCTATCCTCATAGGTTCAGCAGTCGGAAGCATTACGGCTCTTACAAGTATTTTGATAATGGGTAAGTACTTTGGCTTAGATAGAAATGTTCTTATATCTATACTTCCCAAATCGATTACTACCGCCATAGCACTCCCCCTTACAGAGGAGTTTGGCGGTATCCCGTCCATAACTTCCTTTGCTATTTCTATTACCGGGCTTTTAGGTGTTATAGTTTGTGACTTTTTATTAAAGAGGCTGAAAATTAACATTGATATTGCAAAGGGAGCCGCACTGGGAACTGCATCTCATGCTATTGGCACATCCAAAGCACTAACCATTTCTGAGATAGCAGGAGCTATAAGTGGTCTATGTATTGTAATTGCAGGTTTTATAACGGTATTATTATTCCCGATTTTTATTAGATTTGTATAG
- a CDS encoding CidA/LrgA family protein, with the protein MKHLYSITVLMTSLFVGSVIKNLLGLPVPETVYAMVILFLLLYTRVVKYDAIEKFAGVLLGTMAMYFIPPAVGLVNSYPLIADKIIPFIIISVVSTILTFIATGLTVKYLVVRKDVE; encoded by the coding sequence ATGAAACATCTATATTCCATTACAGTTTTGATGACTTCACTATTTGTCGGATCTGTAATCAAAAATTTGTTGGGACTTCCAGTTCCCGAAACAGTTTATGCTATGGTAATTCTATTTCTACTACTTTACACAAGAGTTGTTAAGTACGATGCTATTGAAAAGTTTGCCGGTGTTTTACTTGGAACTATGGCAATGTACTTCATTCCTCCTGCTGTGGGATTAGTTAACAGTTATCCACTAATCGCAGATAAGATAATACCATTTATAATTATTTCAGTCGTTTCAACTATTTTAACTTTTATAGCAACAGGACTTACTGTAAAGTACTTGGTGGTGAGAAAAGATGTTGAATAG
- a CDS encoding helix-turn-helix domain-containing protein codes for MKQVMTQEEVCQYLDISKDTLLEWRKHGLAYSKVGNRIFYKAEWISDFLDENEQCDYRR; via the coding sequence ATGAAACAAGTAATGACCCAAGAAGAGGTATGTCAGTATCTGGATATTTCAAAAGACACGCTTCTAGAGTGGCGAAAGCACGGTCTTGCGTATTCCAAGGTGGGCAATCGAATATTTTATAAGGCCGAATGGATAAGCGATTTTCTAGACGAAAATGAACAGTGTGATTACAGGAGATGA
- a CDS encoding helix-turn-helix transcriptional regulator, which translates to MKNKLDELRKANGLTQEEFAKELRVSRQTISAIENGKYNPSLDLAFKIAIYFSKTIEEVFTYEEENHEKK; encoded by the coding sequence TTGAAAAACAAATTAGATGAATTGAGAAAAGCTAATGGCTTGACTCAAGAAGAATTTGCAAAAGAGTTAAGAGTGTCAAGACAAACTATTAGTGCTATAGAAAATGGTAAATACAATCCTTCTTTAGACTTGGCATTTAAGATTGCGATATATTTTTCTAAAACAATTGAAGAAGTATTTACTTATGAGGAGGAGAATCATGAAAAAAAATAA
- a CDS encoding DUF739 family protein: protein MKYDYSKLRGKITEKFGTIGRFAESMNMSYTSASNKLNNIVPWDQLEIERAVEVLDLNWELIEEYFFTRK from the coding sequence ATGAAATATGATTACAGTAAGTTAAGGGGAAAAATCACTGAAAAATTTGGAACAATAGGTAGGTTTGCCGAGAGCATGAACATGTCGTACACTAGTGCTAGCAACAAGTTGAACAACATAGTGCCATGGGACCAGTTGGAAATTGAAAGAGCGGTAGAAGTATTGGACTTAAATTGGGAATTAATTGAAGAATATTTTTTTACTCGCAAATAA
- a CDS encoding MBL fold metallo-hydrolase, protein MLFDCGVPYAKVRNHLYDVRYLFITHQHSDHLNTVTFNAIKKEFPRIKVIANWEIAYRIPVDHIVGDDTEIKLKNRTILSFPCPHDVVCHGFVVQKKDVNMIYATDTTTLEHAPKLKYDYLFIESNHDENKIRAIQNTSRKLYGYDAWQGAMRHLSTQQSKAFYYMNRRDEDSEWIELHKSMRFY, encoded by the coding sequence ATGTTGTTTGACTGCGGGGTGCCGTATGCGAAGGTAAGGAATCATCTATATGATGTGAGATACCTTTTCATCACGCACCAGCACTCGGACCATCTAAATACAGTCACATTCAATGCGATTAAAAAAGAATTCCCGAGAATCAAAGTAATAGCAAATTGGGAAATTGCGTATCGTATACCAGTCGACCACATTGTGGGAGACGACACAGAGATAAAACTCAAAAATAGAACAATACTATCTTTCCCTTGTCCGCATGATGTTGTGTGCCATGGGTTTGTGGTCCAGAAAAAAGACGTAAACATGATTTATGCGACGGATACAACTACACTGGAGCATGCTCCCAAGCTGAAATATGATTATCTGTTCATTGAATCGAACCATGACGAGAACAAGATTAGGGCAATACAAAATACGAGTCGTAAGCTATACGGATACGACGCTTGGCAAGGAGCGATGAGACATCTGAGTACACAGCAGAGTAAGGCTTTTTATTACATGAATAGGAGAGATGAGGACTCAGAATGGATTGAGCTTCACAAGAGTATGAGGTTTTATTGA
- a CDS encoding ImmA/IrrE family metallo-endopeptidase produces MENAIHKLVESGEIEIIEAPFKNKKLKGLCIDNIIYINSLNHLTRREKRCIIAEEVGHLKTSVGDILNTKAVANAQQERHARAWSYGQLVPLEKLIDAHNTRIRGRHELAEYLDVTEEFLQDAVKYYKSVYGICTRIGKYHIYFEPLGVLEKLDD; encoded by the coding sequence ATGGAAAATGCAATACATAAACTAGTAGAAAGTGGTGAAATTGAAATCATTGAAGCACCTTTCAAAAATAAGAAACTGAAAGGCTTATGTATAGACAATATTATCTATATAAACTCACTAAATCACCTCACAAGACGGGAGAAACGATGCATCATAGCCGAGGAGGTCGGACATCTTAAAACCTCAGTAGGCGACATTTTGAACACCAAAGCGGTAGCAAACGCCCAGCAAGAAAGGCATGCGAGAGCATGGAGCTATGGGCAACTTGTTCCGCTTGAAAAATTAATCGATGCTCATAATACACGAATAAGAGGCAGGCACGAACTTGCCGAATACTTAGATGTAACAGAAGAATTCTTACAAGATGCCGTGAAGTATTATAAAAGTGTTTATGGCATCTGTACGAGAATAGGAAAATATCACATATACTTCGAACCGCTCGGAGTACTTGAAAAACTTGATGATTAA
- a CDS encoding DUF1351 domain-containing protein produces the protein MNELMKNTVVEIVPVINFKDYERLKSEALLLAEHINTVEVTEENIKVTKKMLASVNKSIKELNDRRIAIKKEILAPYETFAEQIKEIETIVKDADTIVRNQVREIEENERQEKKDELLRIWNARIKHYGFAKLITFDNWLEPRHLNKSETIKKSESDMVAFLEKCERDLDVLHKMDESEDLIYEYVSSELFDVADAIQRWNAKKLALKAQKDLLKDVQEDEVKKYVFVVTGEKDKKLTEMLLRENGIEFEIREI, from the coding sequence ATGAACGAATTAATGAAAAACACTGTCGTTGAGATTGTGCCGGTTATCAATTTCAAAGACTATGAACGCTTGAAGAGCGAGGCTTTACTTTTGGCAGAGCACATCAACACAGTTGAGGTCACAGAAGAAAACATCAAGGTTACAAAGAAGATGCTCGCAAGTGTGAATAAGAGCATTAAGGAGCTGAACGACAGACGGATTGCGATTAAGAAAGAAATACTTGCACCATACGAAACATTCGCAGAACAGATAAAAGAAATAGAAACAATCGTCAAAGATGCTGACACGATTGTAAGAAATCAAGTCAGAGAGATTGAGGAAAATGAGAGACAGGAAAAGAAAGATGAACTTTTGAGAATCTGGAATGCGAGGATTAAGCATTACGGTTTTGCAAAGCTTATAACTTTTGATAATTGGCTAGAGCCGAGACATTTAAACAAAAGCGAGACGATAAAGAAATCAGAGTCGGACATGGTCGCCTTCTTAGAAAAGTGCGAAAGAGATTTAGACGTTTTGCACAAAATGGATGAGTCTGAGGATCTCATTTACGAATATGTAAGTTCGGAGCTATTCGACGTTGCTGATGCAATACAGAGATGGAACGCAAAGAAACTAGCACTGAAAGCACAAAAGGACCTGCTTAAAGATGTACAAGAAGATGAGGTTAAGAAGTATGTTTTTGTGGTGACTGGAGAGAAGGATAAGAAATTGACAGAGATGTTGTTGAGAGAGAATGGTATTGAGTTTGAAATACGTGAAATCTAA
- a CDS encoding site-specific integrase, producing MKNKITSYKKKNGKTFYMFKVYLGIDPLTGKQINPTRRGFKTMKEAQKALNKLVYEFDQGLLKTSSGKTYGDVYELWREVYMTTVKESTLNKTDQVFRDHILPVFENKDIDKITSLQCQRFYNDMVARFDKGRTFYNYANKCFNYAIQPLRLVSYNPFTDIYKTPVKQKTPDLNDKGFLEREELLILLDAFKQDGDIMWHTFFHLLAYSGMRRGEILALKWDDVDFRKNAIKITKTLTLGENNRLMVSSTAKTSKSNRIIDLDPVTMQKLKTWKKEQTIQSLENIVFTNNKGSYIALPKAGQKLDQIYKKHKLSEHIKNVRITPHVLRHSHCCHLFDAGADLKAVQSRLGHEDELTTLKIYNHFTNFRKEKSTEKYFKFMGIFD from the coding sequence ATGAAAAACAAAATAACATCCTACAAAAAGAAAAACGGAAAGACATTCTACATGTTCAAAGTCTACTTGGGAATAGATCCCCTAACCGGAAAACAAATAAACCCAACCCGAAGAGGATTTAAGACCATGAAAGAGGCCCAGAAGGCTTTAAATAAGTTAGTCTACGAATTCGACCAAGGACTACTTAAAACGTCATCCGGAAAGACCTACGGCGATGTATACGAGTTATGGCGAGAAGTCTATATGACAACTGTAAAGGAATCTACTTTAAACAAAACCGACCAAGTATTTCGTGACCACATACTACCAGTCTTTGAAAATAAAGACATCGATAAAATAACATCTTTGCAGTGCCAAAGGTTTTATAATGATATGGTCGCACGGTTCGATAAAGGTCGCACATTCTATAATTATGCGAATAAATGCTTTAATTATGCGATACAGCCTTTGAGATTAGTCTCTTACAATCCTTTTACTGACATTTATAAAACACCGGTAAAACAAAAAACTCCGGATTTGAATGATAAAGGATTCTTGGAACGAGAGGAACTACTGATATTACTCGATGCATTCAAGCAAGATGGCGACATAATGTGGCATACGTTCTTTCATTTGCTCGCCTACTCCGGCATGCGTAGAGGTGAAATTCTGGCCCTTAAATGGGATGATGTTGATTTTAGAAAGAATGCTATCAAGATAACAAAAACACTAACACTCGGCGAAAATAACCGGCTAATGGTGTCCAGTACTGCCAAGACCTCTAAATCTAATCGAATAATTGATTTAGATCCAGTCACGATGCAAAAACTAAAAACATGGAAAAAAGAGCAAACAATACAAAGCCTCGAAAACATCGTATTCACGAATAATAAAGGCTCTTATATTGCACTGCCTAAAGCCGGACAAAAACTTGACCAAATCTACAAGAAACATAAACTATCAGAGCACATAAAGAACGTACGAATCACTCCGCACGTGTTAAGGCATTCTCACTGTTGTCATTTATTCGATGCCGGTGCTGACCTAAAAGCCGTTCAATCTAGGCTAGGTCATGAAGATGAGCTCACAACACTTAAAATATACAACCATTTCACCAATTTCAGAAAAGAGAAATCAACAGAGAAATATTTCAAATTCATGGGCATTTTTGACTAG
- a CDS encoding peptidoglycan binding domain-containing protein, translating to MPRTSVNGRDVTMQQISTIDPLDGVEIKPITITKKDGEQVVLNTEEIDLKLKTGSELEIKQDSFRWPLSLFEDDKYEVEILTEYDEAKLKTFIEDNFIKGAVKPEDAKMERVNGVYEIIPEVEGNYIARETLTEKLMDVIKSNGGELDLTELYEQPKLRKDDPRFAKAKEEIDKYTNKELEIDFIFKKEKMDRAVLSDFISVDKDLKVTYDSEKLHEYVVNLAKQYDTYGTYRTFESTNRGTIEVPPGIYGWQMDVDETEKLISKSLDEGTKEITPIYTIEGTIRTETGGDIGSTYIEVDLSNQHMWYYENGELVISAPVVTGDPTRGVATPPGVNVVWHKERNKPLEGIDPNGAPYVAPVDYWMAVDWSHTGIHNARWRENAGGFGGNIFRGNGSFGCINTPYYEVSVLYDRVLVGTPVIMYE from the coding sequence ATGCCAAGAACTTCAGTAAATGGCAGGGACGTAACCATGCAACAAATTTCAACCATTGATCCGCTTGATGGAGTAGAAATAAAACCTATTACCATTACAAAAAAAGACGGAGAACAAGTTGTTTTAAACACAGAAGAGATAGATTTAAAATTAAAAACAGGTAGCGAGCTTGAGATAAAACAAGATTCGTTTAGATGGCCACTGAGTCTATTTGAAGACGATAAATATGAAGTTGAAATACTTACAGAATACGACGAAGCAAAATTAAAAACATTTATTGAAGACAATTTCATTAAAGGTGCTGTCAAACCGGAAGACGCAAAAATGGAAAGAGTTAATGGTGTCTATGAAATAATTCCTGAAGTGGAAGGAAACTATATAGCTAGAGAAACCCTAACCGAAAAGCTAATGGACGTCATAAAAAGCAATGGCGGCGAGTTGGATTTGACCGAATTATATGAACAACCCAAGCTTAGAAAAGATGATCCAAGATTTGCAAAAGCAAAAGAAGAAATAGATAAATATACCAATAAAGAGCTTGAGATTGACTTTATATTTAAGAAAGAAAAAATGGATAGAGCAGTTTTAAGTGATTTTATCAGTGTCGATAAAGACTTAAAGGTAACATATGATTCTGAAAAGCTGCATGAATATGTAGTTAATCTTGCAAAACAATACGATACCTACGGTACCTATAGAACATTTGAATCGACAAATAGAGGAACTATTGAAGTACCTCCGGGAATCTACGGATGGCAAATGGATGTTGATGAAACTGAAAAGCTAATAAGTAAATCTCTTGACGAAGGAACAAAAGAAATCACTCCAATCTACACAATAGAAGGTACTATAAGAACTGAAACCGGTGGCGATATCGGCTCGACATATATAGAAGTGGACCTTTCCAATCAGCATATGTGGTACTATGAAAATGGTGAGTTAGTTATTAGTGCACCTGTTGTTACCGGCGACCCGACCAGAGGAGTAGCAACACCTCCGGGAGTAAATGTGGTATGGCATAAGGAAAGAAATAAACCGCTTGAAGGAATTGATCCGAATGGTGCCCCATATGTAGCTCCGGTTGATTACTGGATGGCTGTAGACTGGTCACATACGGGGATTCACAATGCGAGATGGAGAGAAAACGCCGGAGGATTTGGTGGAAATATATTTAGAGGAAACGGAAGTTTCGGATGTATAAATACACCATACTACGAAGTCTCCGTTCTATACGATAGAGTATTAGTAGGAACACCTGTAATTATGTACGAATAA
- a CDS encoding helix-turn-helix transcriptional regulator gives MKEKLSKRLAQIMKELDLNQTELGKLANITPSSISDYLNERYMPKQDKIDAIARACNVSPSWLMGYDVPKHRKELQTLAAHLDGDFTPEELEEIRKFAEYIKSRRK, from the coding sequence ATGAAAGAAAAATTGTCCAAACGGCTAGCACAAATAATGAAAGAATTGGACCTCAATCAGACAGAACTTGGAAAACTGGCAAACATTACTCCATCGAGTATAAGTGACTATCTGAATGAAAGATACATGCCAAAGCAAGATAAAATTGATGCTATTGCTAGAGCGTGTAATGTAAGTCCGTCATGGTTAATGGGATATGATGTTCCAAAGCACAGAAAAGAACTGCAAACCCTCGCCGCCCATCTAGACGGCGACTTTACGCCCGAAGAACTTGAAGAAATAAGAAAATTTGCCGAATATATTAAATCTAGAAGGAAATAG
- a CDS encoding TDT family transporter produces the protein MLKLLKAIPLPMAGVGLALAALGNLVRNYGEMYRNILGIVSGIIILLIYLKVLTDADFFVEEMKNPITASVFATFPMANMLLATYLKPFAPALGQAVWFISIFMHVVLIAYFTLKFVFNFDIKKVFPSWFIVFVGIVVASVSSPAFEMTSLGRIIFWFGLIANAVLLAIVIYRTVVVKGIPEPAFPILAIYSAPVALNLAGYMSAFEAKSNTLIFILLILSQVLYLYALTVFARTIMKGKFFPSYAGFTFPFVITAISLKLTNGYFGKTGTSIPGLSILVKVEELIAVVVVLYVLFKFIVHISKSLSAE, from the coding sequence ATGCTTAAACTTTTAAAAGCGATTCCACTACCAATGGCAGGTGTTGGTCTTGCATTGGCAGCACTGGGTAATTTAGTTAGAAATTATGGAGAAATGTATCGAAATATACTGGGCATAGTTTCGGGGATAATTATTTTATTAATATATCTTAAAGTGTTGACGGATGCTGATTTTTTTGTAGAAGAGATGAAAAATCCTATAACCGCTTCGGTATTTGCGACCTTCCCAATGGCAAATATGTTACTCGCAACATATCTAAAACCCTTTGCACCTGCACTTGGTCAAGCAGTTTGGTTTATATCGATATTCATGCATGTAGTTTTAATAGCATACTTTACACTTAAATTCGTGTTTAATTTTGACATAAAAAAAGTATTTCCTAGCTGGTTTATTGTATTCGTAGGAATAGTCGTTGCATCAGTATCTTCACCTGCATTTGAGATGACTTCTTTAGGAAGGATCATTTTTTGGTTTGGGCTTATAGCAAACGCAGTTTTATTAGCGATAGTTATTTATAGAACTGTTGTGGTTAAGGGGATACCTGAACCTGCATTTCCGATACTTGCAATTTACTCAGCCCCGGTAGCACTAAATCTGGCGGGCTATATGAGTGCTTTTGAAGCTAAGTCAAATACCTTGATATTCATATTATTGATTCTTTCTCAAGTGCTATACCTATATGCCCTTACAGTATTTGCTAGAACAATTATGAAAGGTAAATTTTTCCCTTCGTATGCAGGATTTACCTTCCCATTTGTCATAACGGCGATTTCATTAAAATTGACTAATGGATACTTTGGAAAGACCGGAACCTCAATACCGGGTTTGTCCATTTTAGTAAAAGTTGAGGAGTTAATTGCAGTAGTAGTTGTGCTTTATGTATTATTTAAATTTATAGTACATATTTCTAAGTCACTAAGCGCTGAATAA